The following are from one region of the Indicator indicator isolate 239-I01 chromosome 14, UM_Iind_1.1, whole genome shotgun sequence genome:
- the MIEF1 gene encoding mitochondrial dynamics protein MID51, with amino-acid sequence MAGAGPRKGRKDDNGIGTAIDFVLSNARLVLGVGGAAMLGIATLAVKRMYDRAISAPSSPTRLSQSGKRSWEEPNWLGSSSRLLSHDMRTNLSRSLQTLPTDPSSADTDFFRPTKPKPSAKRSQVELKKSRLRLSLQEKLFAYYRRKVAIPAEEQARAKQAAVDICAELRSFLRAKLPDMPLRDMYLSGSLYDDLQVVTADHIQLIVPLMLEQNLWSCIPGEDTIMNIPGFYLVRRENPEYFPRGSSYWDRCVVGGYLSPKAVADAFEKVVAGSINWPAIGSLLDYVIRPAAPPADLTLEVQYDPERHLFIDFLPSLTLGDIILVAKPHRLAQNDNLWRLSLRPAETARLRALDQGDSGCRCLCLKILKAICKLNPALGHLTASQLTNVILHLSQEESDWSQDMLADRFLQALKGLIRYLEAGVLPSALSPKVNLFSELTPEEVDELGYTLYSSLSEPEVLLQT; translated from the exons ATGGCAGGTGCTGGGCCGCGCAAGGGCAGGAAGGACGACAATGGCATCGGCACAGCCATCGACTTTGTGCTGTCCAACGCCCGGCTGGTGCTGGGCGTGGGTGGAGCAGCTATGCTGGGCATTGCCACGCTGGCCGTCAAACGG ATGTACGACCGGGCAATCAGTGCTCCCAGCAGCCCCACTCGCTTGAGCCAGTCGGGAAAGAGAAGCTGGGAAGAACCGAACTGGCTGGGCTCCTCCTCACGCTTGCTGAGCCATGACATGAGGACTAACCTCAGCCGCTCCCTGCAGACCCTTCCCACCGATCCTTCATCTGCAGATACAG ACTTCTTCCGACCCACGAAGCCCAAGCCATCTGCCAAGAGGAGTCAAGTGGAGCTGAAAAAATCCCGCCTCCGTCTGTCTCTGCAAGAGAAGCTCTTTGCTTACTACCGGCGGAAGGTGGCCATCCCAGCGGAGGAGCAGGCCCGGGccaagcaggcagctgtggaTATCTGTGCCGAGCTGCGCAGCTTCCTACGTGCCAAGCTCCCGGACATGCCCCTTCGTGACATGTACCTCAGTGGCAGCCTTTATGATGATCTGCAG GTAGTGACAGCTGATCACATCCAGCTCATTGTGCCTCTGATGCTGGAGCAGAACCTGTGGTCGTGCATCCCCGGTGAGGACACTATCATGAACATTCCTGGCTTCTACTTGGTACGTCGGGAAAACCCAGAGTATTTTCCCCGCGGGAGCAGCTACTGGGACCGCTGTGTGGTGGGAGGTTACCTCTCCCCCAAAGCTGTAGCAGATGCCTTTGAGAAAGTTGTAGCTGGCTCCATTAACTGGCCGGCAATTGGGTCTCTCTTGGATTATGTGATCCGtccagcagctcccccagcagATTTGACATTGGAAGTGCAGTATGATCCTGAAAGGCATCTTTTTATTGACTTCCTGCCATCCCTGACCCTGGGGGACATCATACTTGTGGCCAAACCCCATCGGCTGGCCCAGAATGACAATCTGTGGCGACTGAGCCTGCGGCCAGCGGAGACGGCTCGCCTCCGGGCCCTGGACCAGGGCGATTCTGGCTGCCGTTGCTTGTGCCTGAAGATCTTGAAAGCAATATGCAAGTTAAACCCAGCCCTTGGTCACCTCACTGCCAGCCAGCTCACCAATGTCATCCTGCACCTGTCCCAAGAAGAGTCTGACTGGTCCCAGGACATGCTGGCTGATCGCTTCTTGCAGGCGCTGAAGGGGTTGATCCGCTACTTGGAGGCAGGTGTCCTCCCCAGCGCTCTGAGCCCCAAGGTGAACTTGTTTTCAGAACTCACCCCTGAAGAAGTGGATGAGTTGGGCTATACCCTCTACAGCTCTCTGTCAGAGCCAGAGGTCTTGCTGCAGACATAA
- the LOC128971486 gene encoding MIEF1 upstream open reading frame protein-like, whose amino-acid sequence MAAWSREAVLTLYRALLRQGRGLRYTDRDFYFAFIRREFRKNRGLQRLEDKERQLEKGQAFLQSKLGGLV is encoded by the coding sequence ATGGCAGCGTGGTCCCGAGAGGCTGTCCTGACCCTCTATCGGGCTCTGCTGCGCCAGGGCCGTGGGCTGCGCTACACTGACCGGGATTTCTACTTCGCTTTCATCCGCCGAGAGTTCCGCAAGAACCGGGGGCTGCAGCGGCTAGAGGACAAAGAAAGACAGTTAGAGAAGGGACAAGCTTTCCTGCAGAGCAAACTTGGGGGCCTGGTTTAG